Proteins encoded in a region of the Stieleria neptunia genome:
- a CDS encoding sulfatase-like hydrolase/transferase, translated as MNVFAHAFCIALAVLVTLSCTGNTNASPPPPNILLLLADDLGYEALGCYGGKDFNTPHLDRLAAQGMRFSRAYTSPVCTPSRMSLYTGRYVSRHGYFDVLPVHQGTKKAVDFRRRWTTSPQRLRNAGYLTSVTGKWQLAALEFHPEHCRDAGFKSWCVWQIWRQGAKTTRYWNPCFNHDGRVREDIADRFGPDVLADYVIDQMRTAVQAKRPFYIHHNMLLPHWPIIETPDDKAGGTQASLGGMVAYMDKICGRILDEVDRLGIAENTIVIFMGDNGTDSKTPRSTVAGNVHGGKTDLNDAGTHVPLIVRQPGKIEAGAVADDLIDMADLFPTLCELAGVEVPADSTLDGVSFASRLHRGQPSPRRWVTSGIRGTVSLFDGQWRVTAGSQRILDARDLPRETNVETAPSDAADPISRLRAAAASISK; from the coding sequence TTGAATGTCTTCGCTCATGCGTTTTGTATCGCACTTGCCGTCCTCGTCACGTTGTCCTGCACGGGGAACACGAACGCATCGCCGCCCCCTCCCAACATCCTGCTGCTCCTTGCCGATGATCTCGGCTACGAAGCGCTCGGCTGCTACGGCGGCAAAGATTTCAACACGCCGCACCTTGACCGACTTGCCGCACAGGGGATGCGTTTCAGCCGCGCGTACACCAGTCCCGTCTGCACTCCGTCGCGGATGAGCCTCTACACAGGCAGGTACGTGTCGCGCCACGGTTATTTTGATGTGCTGCCGGTTCATCAAGGCACGAAGAAGGCCGTCGATTTCCGCCGACGCTGGACAACGTCTCCGCAACGGCTGCGAAACGCCGGTTACCTGACGTCCGTGACCGGCAAGTGGCAATTGGCGGCATTGGAATTTCATCCCGAGCACTGTCGCGATGCCGGTTTCAAGTCATGGTGCGTTTGGCAGATCTGGCGTCAAGGAGCCAAAACGACCCGCTACTGGAACCCGTGTTTCAATCACGACGGACGCGTTCGTGAAGACATCGCCGACCGTTTCGGCCCCGACGTGTTGGCCGATTACGTGATCGACCAGATGCGTACGGCGGTCCAGGCAAAACGTCCGTTCTACATTCATCACAACATGCTGCTGCCGCACTGGCCGATCATCGAAACTCCCGACGACAAGGCCGGTGGCACGCAAGCATCACTGGGCGGCATGGTCGCCTACATGGACAAAATTTGCGGCCGCATCCTGGACGAGGTCGACCGGTTGGGAATTGCGGAAAACACGATCGTGATCTTCATGGGTGACAACGGCACCGACTCGAAGACGCCGCGCAGCACGGTTGCCGGCAACGTCCATGGCGGAAAAACGGATCTCAACGACGCTGGCACCCACGTTCCGTTGATCGTCCGGCAGCCGGGAAAGATCGAGGCCGGGGCGGTGGCCGACGACCTGATCGACATGGCCGACTTGTTTCCGACCCTGTGCGAACTCGCCGGCGTTGAAGTTCCCGCAGATAGTACGCTGGACGGAGTGTCCTTTGCGAGTCGACTCCATCGCGGACAGCCCTCGCCGCGCCGTTGGGTGACCAGCGGTATTCGCGGCACCGTCAGCCTGTTCGACGGCCAATGGCGAGTGACCGCCGGCTCCCAACGCATCCTCGACGCCCGCGACCTTCCCCGCGAGACGAACGTGGAAACCGCACCCAGTGATGCCGCCGACCCCATTTCACGACTGCGCGCCGCTGCCGCGTCGATTTCAAAGTAA
- a CDS encoding sulfatase, which translates to MKPTRRACLLFFVAAFLVPVSAEAAPKNVVVFFVDDMGWTDLGCTGSDFYETPNIDALAENGVRFTNGYSACTVCSPSRAALMTGQSPARLHVTDFIPGHPFVNTPMTIPQWTQVLEKRHLTLPEILKPHGYTSVHLGKWHLAHRDGYVTGREDSADPDFYPQAHGFDINIGGCEKGAPPSYFWPYGKGRSKDKKKDNTIFATLPRGDLSDQEREGEYLTDRLAAEAERLIDQFAARDKPFFMNLSFYNVHTPLMGRPDLVKKYEAKLKKDPQRRHSNVRYAAMVESVDEAVGRVVEKLQAHHLWEDTLVIFTSDNGGLKPVATDNAPLRQGKGGIYEGGVRVPLIIRLPREGVAGALCHRPAITMDILPTICDVLEIELPNQAARVQDGFSLLPYLKDPSAPSVREDLYWHYPHYHSMGAQPYSAIRSGNWKLIEVFGQQPLELYDLENDLGENHNLVNERQELAQQLHAKLVAWKNSVGAQRPMRNPLFDPNEETGVNRNGKLRKAAPIRE; encoded by the coding sequence ATGAAACCCACACGCCGAGCGTGCCTTCTGTTCTTCGTCGCTGCGTTTCTGGTCCCCGTTTCCGCGGAAGCCGCACCGAAAAATGTGGTGGTGTTTTTCGTCGACGACATGGGATGGACCGATCTCGGTTGCACCGGTAGCGATTTCTACGAAACGCCGAACATCGATGCGCTTGCCGAAAACGGAGTCCGATTCACCAACGGTTATTCTGCCTGCACCGTTTGTTCTCCGAGCCGTGCCGCACTGATGACAGGCCAGTCACCCGCCCGTCTGCACGTGACGGATTTCATTCCCGGTCACCCCTTTGTCAACACGCCGATGACCATTCCGCAGTGGACTCAGGTCTTGGAGAAACGGCATCTCACTCTGCCCGAGATACTGAAGCCACATGGTTACACCAGTGTGCACCTGGGAAAGTGGCACCTTGCACATCGCGACGGATACGTCACGGGGCGAGAGGATAGTGCGGATCCTGATTTTTATCCGCAAGCACACGGATTCGACATCAATATCGGTGGCTGTGAAAAAGGGGCGCCCCCGAGTTATTTCTGGCCCTACGGAAAAGGCCGCAGCAAAGACAAAAAGAAGGACAACACGATTTTCGCCACGCTGCCCCGAGGCGACCTTTCGGATCAGGAACGAGAAGGCGAATATTTGACCGATCGACTGGCCGCGGAAGCGGAGCGTCTGATCGATCAATTCGCGGCCCGGGACAAGCCGTTCTTCATGAATTTGTCGTTTTACAACGTCCACACGCCGCTGATGGGGCGACCCGACCTGGTGAAGAAATACGAAGCGAAGCTCAAGAAGGATCCGCAGCGAAGGCATTCTAACGTTCGATACGCGGCGATGGTTGAAAGCGTCGATGAAGCCGTCGGACGGGTCGTCGAGAAGCTGCAAGCACACCACCTGTGGGAGGACACGTTGGTCATCTTCACCAGCGACAATGGCGGGCTCAAGCCGGTGGCAACGGACAATGCCCCGCTGCGTCAAGGCAAGGGCGGTATCTATGAAGGCGGCGTTCGCGTCCCACTCATCATACGATTGCCGCGGGAGGGAGTTGCCGGCGCGCTTTGCCATCGACCGGCCATCACGATGGATATTCTGCCGACGATCTGTGACGTGCTTGAGATCGAATTGCCGAATCAGGCCGCAAGGGTGCAAGACGGCTTTTCGCTATTGCCCTACCTGAAAGATCCGTCGGCCCCTTCCGTTCGCGAAGATCTGTATTGGCATTATCCCCATTACCATTCGATGGGCGCTCAACCCTACAGCGCGATCCGCTCGGGGAACTGGAAACTGATCGAAGTATTCGGGCAGCAGCCGTTGGAACTCTACGACCTCGAAAACGATCTCGGCGAGAATCATAACCTGGTCAATGAGCGACAGGAACTGGCACAACAACTCCATGCCAAACTGGTTGCCTGGAAAAACTCGGTCGGGGCTCAGAGGCCAATGAGAAACCCGCTATTCGACCCCAACGAGGAAACGGGAGTCAATCGAAATGGCAAGCTCCGCAAGGCCGCTCCGATCCGCGAGTGA
- a CDS encoding WD40 repeat domain-containing protein produces MRFQRLWTSWKQVIDFFALWGLLLGGVLVLAGAEAVVIWGTGFRYQPVTETRSVWFEDLSFNRSTGMAAVVVRSKLNAQTEGIKSDIVLVNLKTHEAISLDAHHLQPLTVALSPDASTIAVVGADGAVRLMTGVTPMADAKMMAEIKTIDGATFHDPIQLRFSPDGEKLAAINDDHVWVWSLSENRLLHQHQHYRSREVGTQKALAFSADSRRIISGNVDGGISIRDLQSGNILKRIASNERSIFDAEYFEPGRLLVVMNNGAPHEISLYPVDSGPGNADARRWTCKASAPIVAIGERGDWAAIASHRHGKHLIGVLDLQRGTEQCVLPGHTAPIMGLATSGTTLYSWDSSGTIIEWDMAAKTRTRSFSMLEWMLNPVENVSAIQ; encoded by the coding sequence ATGCGATTTCAGAGACTGTGGACGAGCTGGAAACAGGTGATCGACTTCTTCGCGCTGTGGGGTCTGCTGCTCGGCGGCGTCCTCGTGCTCGCCGGCGCCGAAGCGGTCGTGATTTGGGGGACCGGTTTTCGCTATCAACCCGTCACCGAAACTCGCTCGGTGTGGTTCGAGGACCTGTCATTCAACCGATCGACCGGCATGGCCGCGGTCGTTGTCCGTTCTAAACTGAACGCACAGACCGAGGGGATCAAGTCGGATATCGTCTTGGTGAACCTCAAAACGCACGAAGCCATTTCGCTTGACGCGCATCATCTGCAACCGCTCACGGTGGCGCTCTCCCCCGACGCATCAACGATCGCTGTGGTTGGTGCCGATGGCGCCGTTCGGTTGATGACCGGCGTGACGCCGATGGCCGATGCCAAGATGATGGCGGAAATCAAAACCATCGACGGTGCAACGTTTCACGATCCGATCCAACTGCGGTTTTCACCCGACGGCGAAAAACTGGCGGCCATCAACGACGATCACGTCTGGGTTTGGAGCTTGTCCGAAAACCGCTTGCTTCATCAGCACCAACATTATCGCTCGCGGGAGGTCGGAACCCAAAAGGCACTGGCCTTCTCCGCCGACTCCCGGCGCATCATTTCGGGAAACGTCGACGGAGGCATTTCGATTCGAGATCTCCAGTCGGGAAACATCTTGAAACGGATCGCATCGAACGAACGATCGATTTTTGACGCCGAGTACTTTGAACCAGGCCGATTGCTGGTGGTCATGAACAATGGCGCGCCGCACGAAATTTCACTCTACCCCGTTGATTCCGGGCCCGGCAATGCCGACGCACGCCGCTGGACCTGCAAAGCATCGGCGCCGATTGTGGCGATCGGCGAGCGGGGCGACTGGGCGGCAATTGCCTCGCACCGCCACGGAAAGCACTTGATCGGCGTCCTTGATCTCCAGAGGGGAACCGAACAATGCGTTCTGCCCGGGCACACCGCCCCGATCATGGGACTCGCGACCAGCGGCACAACCCTGTATTCCTGGGACTCCTCTGGCACCATCATCGAATGGGACATGGCTGCAAAGACGCGGACACGCTCGTTCTCGATGCTCGAATGGATGCTAAATCCGGTCGAAAACGTCTCGGCAATTCAGTAG
- a CDS encoding Gfo/Idh/MocA family protein, with product MSDRMKVVGINFDHFHMGDLLRMAHEHPEVELVGICDEHPERMRDAINTFQIPQDRVHSDPQTLFDATSADLAILCPAASKHGDWVERIAPFGCDLLVEKPFAGSLAEADRMIAACRAADVRLAINWPLAWVASHRMAKRLIDEGRIGQCIEVHYYGGNRGPLWHVADKVERTAEQVDQAKPTSWFYKQSHGGGSLLDYLGYGTTLGTWYMDGRRPIEVTAMVDRPAGLEVDEHSVVVARYETGLSKFETRWGTFTDPWTHQPQPKCGFVLVGTEGTISSYDYDTSMRVQTRDCPAGQLIEPAPLAAPLQNPIQYMVDVIRTNRQIDGPLSTRISRIGQQIVDSAVLSAREQRTVPLVDTLESEPI from the coding sequence ATGAGCGACCGCATGAAAGTTGTTGGAATCAATTTTGATCATTTTCACATGGGGGATCTGTTGCGGATGGCGCACGAGCATCCGGAGGTGGAACTGGTGGGGATCTGTGATGAACATCCCGAACGGATGCGGGATGCGATCAACACGTTCCAGATTCCGCAGGACCGGGTGCACAGTGATCCGCAAACGTTGTTTGATGCGACCTCGGCTGACTTGGCGATCTTGTGTCCGGCGGCGTCCAAACATGGTGACTGGGTCGAACGGATCGCGCCGTTCGGCTGTGACCTGTTGGTCGAAAAGCCGTTCGCCGGATCACTGGCCGAAGCCGACAGGATGATCGCCGCCTGCCGGGCTGCCGACGTCCGCTTGGCGATCAATTGGCCCTTGGCCTGGGTCGCGTCTCACCGGATGGCCAAACGCTTGATCGACGAGGGACGCATCGGGCAGTGCATTGAGGTGCACTACTATGGCGGCAACCGCGGTCCGCTCTGGCACGTGGCCGACAAAGTCGAACGGACGGCCGAGCAGGTCGACCAAGCCAAACCGACCAGCTGGTTTTACAAGCAAAGTCACGGCGGGGGATCGTTGCTCGATTACCTCGGTTACGGAACAACGCTGGGAACCTGGTACATGGATGGGCGGCGACCGATCGAAGTCACCGCGATGGTCGATCGCCCCGCCGGATTGGAGGTCGACGAACACAGCGTCGTCGTGGCTCGCTATGAAACCGGGCTCTCCAAGTTCGAGACCCGTTGGGGCACCTTCACCGACCCCTGGACGCATCAACCGCAACCCAAGTGCGGCTTTGTCCTGGTCGGCACCGAAGGAACGATTTCCAGCTACGACTATGACACGTCGATGCGGGTACAGACACGTGATTGCCCGGCAGGCCAGTTGATTGAACCGGCCCCGTTGGCGGCACCGCTGCAAAATCCGATTCAATACATGGTGGACGTGATTCGAACGAACCGCCAAATCGACGGTCCGTTGTCCACCCGGATCAGCCGTATCGGCCAGCAGATCGTCGACTCCGCCGTGCTCAGCGCCCGAGAACAACGCACGGTTCCTTTGGTGGACACTTTGGAATCGGAGCCGATTTGA
- a CDS encoding MarR family winged helix-turn-helix transcriptional regulator — protein sequence MLDYDFDESIGYWLTVTTQRYHRAFNDALVPYGITFRQSQVLGWLALEGELSQAELAGKMMIEPPTLVRILDRMERDGLIRRRPCPADRRRKLIGATAKSKPVWAKIVDCAKGIRAQATAGLTDRQQATLKKLLGRVHENLLLQPPAELSDR from the coding sequence GTGTTGGACTATGATTTTGACGAGAGCATCGGTTACTGGCTGACCGTGACGACGCAGCGTTACCACCGCGCCTTCAACGACGCCCTGGTGCCCTACGGGATCACGTTCCGCCAGAGTCAAGTGCTCGGTTGGCTGGCCTTGGAGGGCGAGCTTTCGCAAGCCGAGTTGGCCGGCAAAATGATGATCGAGCCGCCGACCTTGGTCCGCATTCTCGATCGGATGGAACGCGACGGATTGATCCGACGTCGCCCCTGCCCGGCCGATCGTCGCCGCAAGTTGATCGGCGCGACGGCGAAATCGAAGCCGGTTTGGGCCAAGATCGTCGACTGTGCCAAAGGGATTCGCGCACAGGCCACCGCTGGATTGACCGATCGACAGCAAGCCACGCTCAAGAAGCTGCTCGGCCGGGTCCATGAAAATCTGTTGCTGCAACCGCCGGCGGAGCTGTCCGACCGATAG
- a CDS encoding efflux RND transporter periplasmic adaptor subunit gives MNMKPSCVFRLALFLLAPFLMAVTAGVHDAHAQQPPPAPVAVADVVQMDVSAGQAFVATVMPLKRAIVGSAVDGRVVELVVHEGERVAKGAPLAKLLTATIELELAAAEAELDLRNQELAELEAGSRRNEIEQAKAKMLGAKADMDFGRAQLTRLQQLRTSNSASPEEFEQVKARASQSEQVYQELKAAHDLIVEGPRPERIAQARAQVAFQQAMVDRIKDRIKKYTVMSRFDGYVVAEHVDEGTWVQSGDPVMEVVALDEVEVYAYVVEQHAAHIKPGTTVRVDVPALPGEIVTGEITTVIPQADAKSRTFPVKIRVKNTITDDGPLLKAGMYARVELPIGPKQSAIMVPKNALVLGGPRPLVYVVDGGDQGGGSVRPVPIEVGVAMPNLIQAIGPLEAGQRVVVEGNERLRPGQRVVISRVVEPQSQPAPNESNRGNEHGTD, from the coding sequence ATGAATATGAAACCCTCTTGTGTCTTTCGTCTCGCCCTGTTCTTGCTCGCCCCATTCTTGATGGCGGTGACTGCCGGCGTTCACGACGCGCACGCCCAACAGCCGCCGCCTGCGCCGGTGGCCGTCGCCGACGTGGTGCAGATGGATGTCTCTGCCGGCCAAGCGTTTGTGGCCACCGTGATGCCGCTCAAACGTGCCATCGTGGGCAGTGCCGTGGACGGACGGGTGGTCGAATTGGTCGTTCACGAAGGGGAACGCGTCGCCAAGGGCGCGCCACTGGCCAAGTTGCTGACCGCGACGATCGAATTGGAACTCGCCGCCGCCGAAGCCGAATTGGATCTGCGAAATCAAGAACTCGCCGAACTGGAGGCAGGGTCGCGGCGCAACGAAATTGAACAAGCCAAGGCCAAGATGTTGGGAGCCAAGGCCGACATGGATTTCGGCCGGGCGCAGCTGACGCGTTTGCAACAATTGCGGACATCGAATTCCGCATCGCCGGAAGAATTTGAACAGGTCAAGGCTCGGGCCAGTCAGTCCGAGCAGGTCTACCAGGAGCTCAAGGCGGCGCACGATCTGATCGTCGAAGGGCCGCGTCCGGAGCGAATCGCCCAGGCGCGGGCACAGGTCGCTTTTCAGCAAGCGATGGTGGACCGCATCAAGGACCGGATCAAAAAGTACACCGTCATGTCGCGGTTTGACGGTTACGTGGTCGCCGAGCACGTCGACGAAGGGACGTGGGTACAAAGTGGCGACCCGGTGATGGAGGTGGTGGCGTTGGACGAAGTCGAAGTCTACGCCTATGTCGTCGAGCAGCATGCCGCACACATCAAACCGGGGACGACCGTCCGCGTCGATGTGCCCGCGCTGCCGGGAGAAATCGTCACCGGCGAGATCACCACCGTCATTCCGCAAGCCGATGCAAAGTCCAGGACCTTTCCCGTCAAAATTCGCGTCAAGAACACGATCACCGACGACGGGCCGCTGCTCAAGGCGGGGATGTATGCCCGCGTCGAATTGCCGATCGGCCCGAAACAGAGTGCGATCATGGTGCCCAAGAACGCGTTGGTCTTGGGAGGCCCTCGACCGCTGGTCTACGTCGTCGACGGCGGCGATCAGGGTGGCGGCAGCGTGCGTCCGGTCCCGATCGAGGTCGGCGTCGCGATGCCGAATCTGATCCAAGCCATCGGGCCGCTCGAAGCGGGACAGCGGGTCGTCGTGGAAGGGAATGAACGTTTGCGGCCGGGACAACGTGTCGTGATCTCACGCGTCGTGGAGCCTCAATCTCAGCCCGCCCCGAACGAATCAAACAGAGGCAACGAGCATGGCACTGATTGA
- a CDS encoding efflux RND transporter permease subunit, with translation MALIEAFVKNPVKVSVAVLLVSLFGVVALTRMPMQLTPEVQIPTITIETTWPGASPQEVEQEITMEQEEQLKSVEGVTKMTSESADSKGTITLEFLVGTNMEEALLKVNSRLQQVPEYPEDSDEPVITTANASDRPIAWFILSTRRPTDEQFQAFEARHPELVEKLAPARHAHNVGLVMLRLRLLAQEHPEVKELLPPDDLDVTKLRRFAEDEIEARFERVPGVSQSNVIGGLEDELQVIVDPEKLAARQLTLADVRNVLQGQNKDTSAGDFWEGKRRWVVRAMGQFRSPEQVEQQLLSVTAGAPVFVRDVAKVELGYKKPDGLVRRFGESSIAINCLRETDANVLDVMEGLRAANQDIDENILEPRGLQLTQVYDETEYIYSSIELVQQNIFIGGALTMIVLMLFLHLGVRTIVTIPLIVASSLAAAYLSPLFFLICIAIILVAGFWFARGALVVALAIPTSIIASFLVLGVLGRSLNVISLAGLAFAVGMLVDNAVVVLENVYRHFKSGESAVTAAVRGTQEVWGAIAASTITTIAVFLPIVFVQEEAGQLFRDIALAISAAVALSLVISMSVIPTAASRLFQSQPDRDAPSGQTPPPQNTNRITQFILWPVNAFGETFVRGTVGFNDWIQRGTLRRLGVAAALVLMALGISWSFWPKVEYLPTGNRNLVFGILLPPPGYNLDQLTAAGKTVETALRPYWDVDPESAEAAALDFPAIGDFFFVARGRQVFMGIRAYDGQRAGELVPLVQQVGASMPGTFAVAKQSSLFEQGLTAGRTIEIEITGPDLIKLVALGGQTIGKVKQIMPTAQARPIPSLDLSSPEIHITPKLVQAAEMGVSSRDLGFSANCLIDGAYAGDYYLDGKKIDLTIVGELEYADTTQEIQALPIATPGGQLIPLAALADVDLASGPEQVNHRERVRAITIEVSPPPEVALEDAMAQIKREIVDPLTESGQLGGGYQVNLAGTADKLSKMQTTFLGQWSGWNLDSLLSVLTSQFVLVILITYLLMAALFESWLYPLVIILTVPLGAVGGILGLNLLNVYLSMTGQLTQQLDILTMLGFVILVGTVVNNPILIVHQSLNHMREDGMSPRGAILESVRTRIRPIFMTTLTTVLGLFPLVLFPGAGSELYRGLGSVVLGGLLVSTIFTLVLVPTLFSLLLEAKAGLTRQLFGNRAGTTSQSAALPSQRRTVQLVQPGEPTTQDADSSCDRPTDDRVHQPASSTPASQDDR, from the coding sequence ATGGCACTGATTGAAGCCTTCGTCAAAAATCCGGTCAAAGTCAGCGTCGCCGTTTTATTGGTCTCCCTATTCGGTGTCGTCGCACTGACGCGGATGCCGATGCAATTGACGCCCGAAGTCCAGATCCCCACGATCACCATCGAGACCACTTGGCCCGGAGCGAGCCCGCAGGAGGTGGAGCAAGAGATCACGATGGAGCAGGAGGAACAGCTCAAGAGCGTCGAAGGTGTCACGAAGATGACGTCCGAGAGCGCGGATTCCAAAGGCACCATCACGCTCGAGTTCTTGGTCGGCACCAACATGGAGGAGGCCTTGTTGAAGGTCAACAGCCGGCTGCAACAGGTGCCCGAGTATCCCGAGGATTCCGACGAACCGGTGATCACGACGGCCAATGCCTCCGACCGGCCGATCGCCTGGTTCATCTTGAGCACGCGTCGACCGACCGACGAACAGTTCCAGGCATTTGAAGCCCGGCATCCCGAACTGGTCGAAAAACTCGCGCCGGCACGCCACGCCCACAACGTGGGGCTGGTCATGTTGCGGCTGCGGTTGTTGGCCCAGGAACACCCCGAGGTTAAGGAACTGTTGCCGCCGGATGATCTGGACGTGACCAAGCTGAGACGGTTTGCCGAAGACGAAATCGAAGCCCGTTTTGAACGGGTTCCCGGCGTTTCCCAATCCAACGTGATCGGCGGTTTGGAAGACGAATTGCAGGTGATCGTCGATCCCGAAAAACTGGCCGCCAGACAATTGACGTTGGCCGATGTCCGCAACGTCTTGCAGGGGCAAAACAAAGACACGTCGGCGGGAGATTTTTGGGAGGGCAAACGGCGTTGGGTCGTCCGCGCGATGGGCCAATTCCGCAGCCCCGAACAGGTCGAGCAACAGTTGTTGTCGGTCACGGCCGGGGCACCCGTCTTTGTCCGCGATGTCGCCAAAGTTGAATTGGGTTACAAAAAGCCCGACGGATTGGTGCGGCGATTCGGCGAGTCCAGCATCGCGATCAACTGTTTGCGCGAAACCGATGCCAACGTGTTGGACGTGATGGAGGGTTTGCGCGCCGCCAATCAAGACATCGACGAAAACATCTTGGAGCCGCGGGGGCTGCAGCTGACTCAGGTCTACGACGAAACGGAGTACATTTATTCGTCGATCGAGTTGGTGCAACAAAACATCTTCATCGGCGGTGCGTTGACGATGATCGTGTTGATGCTGTTTTTGCACTTGGGTGTGCGGACGATCGTAACGATCCCGCTGATCGTCGCAAGCTCGTTGGCGGCGGCCTATCTGTCGCCACTGTTCTTTTTGATCTGTATCGCGATCATTCTGGTCGCCGGGTTTTGGTTCGCCCGCGGCGCGTTGGTGGTCGCGTTGGCGATCCCGACCAGTATCATCGCTTCGTTCCTGGTGCTGGGCGTGCTGGGCCGATCGTTGAACGTGATCAGCTTGGCCGGGTTGGCGTTCGCGGTGGGCATGTTGGTCGACAACGCGGTGGTGGTGCTGGAGAACGTGTACCGGCATTTTAAATCGGGCGAATCCGCGGTCACCGCCGCCGTGCGGGGAACCCAAGAGGTCTGGGGCGCGATCGCCGCTTCGACGATCACGACGATTGCCGTGTTCTTGCCCATCGTCTTCGTTCAGGAAGAAGCCGGGCAGTTGTTTCGCGATATCGCGCTGGCGATCAGCGCCGCGGTCGCGCTGTCGTTGGTGATCTCGATGTCGGTGATTCCGACCGCGGCATCGCGGCTGTTTCAATCCCAGCCCGATCGAGACGCCCCGTCGGGGCAGACGCCGCCGCCGCAAAACACCAATCGCATCACGCAATTCATTCTGTGGCCGGTCAATGCGTTTGGCGAAACCTTTGTTCGCGGCACGGTCGGATTCAACGACTGGATCCAACGCGGCACGTTGCGGCGGCTTGGTGTGGCCGCTGCGTTGGTCCTGATGGCACTCGGAATCAGTTGGTCGTTTTGGCCCAAGGTCGAGTATCTGCCGACCGGAAACCGCAACCTGGTGTTCGGGATCCTGTTGCCGCCGCCGGGATACAACCTGGATCAGTTGACCGCGGCCGGCAAGACTGTGGAAACCGCACTGCGCCCCTACTGGGATGTGGATCCCGAAAGCGCCGAAGCCGCCGCCTTGGACTTTCCCGCCATCGGCGACTTTTTCTTTGTCGCCCGTGGACGGCAGGTGTTCATGGGCATTCGGGCCTACGATGGACAGCGTGCCGGTGAACTCGTTCCGCTGGTGCAGCAGGTCGGCGCTTCGATGCCGGGAACCTTTGCCGTCGCCAAACAATCAAGTCTGTTCGAACAAGGGTTGACCGCCGGCCGAACGATCGAGATCGAGATCACCGGACCGGACTTGATCAAGTTGGTCGCGTTGGGGGGACAAACGATCGGCAAGGTCAAACAGATCATGCCGACCGCTCAGGCACGGCCGATTCCGAGCCTGGATTTGTCCAGCCCGGAAATCCACATCACGCCCAAATTGGTCCAGGCGGCCGAGATGGGTGTCAGCAGTCGTGACCTCGGGTTTTCGGCCAACTGTCTGATCGACGGTGCGTATGCCGGCGATTATTACCTGGACGGAAAGAAGATTGACCTGACGATCGTGGGTGAACTGGAATACGCCGACACGACGCAAGAGATTCAAGCGTTGCCGATCGCGACGCCGGGTGGACAGCTGATTCCGCTCGCGGCCCTCGCCGACGTCGATTTGGCCAGCGGCCCCGAACAGGTCAATCACCGCGAACGCGTCCGCGCGATCACGATCGAAGTCTCTCCACCACCCGAAGTCGCGTTGGAAGATGCGATGGCACAAATCAAACGCGAGATCGTCGATCCACTGACCGAAAGCGGCCAACTCGGGGGCGGCTATCAAGTCAATTTGGCCGGGACGGCGGACAAATTGAGCAAGATGCAGACGACGTTCTTGGGCCAATGGTCGGGCTGGAATCTTGACAGCTTGCTCAGCGTGTTGACCAGCCAGTTTGTGTTGGTGATCCTGATCACGTACCTGCTGATGGCGGCATTGTTCGAATCGTGGCTGTACCCGTTGGTGATTATTTTGACGGTGCCGCTGGGGGCGGTCGGGGGCATTCTGGGGCTGAACCTGTTGAATGTCTATCTGTCGATGACCGGACAGTTGACGCAACAACTGGACATTTTGACGATGCTCGGTTTCGTGATCCTGGTCGGTACGGTGGTCAATAATCCGATTCTGATCGTGCACCAGTCGCTCAATCATATGCGCGAGGACGGCATGTCGCCGCGGGGGGCGATTCTGGAGAGCGTGCGGACCCGGATTCGCCCGATCTTCATGACGACGTTGACCACGGTGCTGGGGTTGTTCCCGTTGGTTCTGTTCCCCGGTGCAGGCAGCGAACTGTACCGCGGATTGGGGAGCGTCGTGCTCGGCGGTTTGTTGGTGTCCACCATCTTCACGCTGGTGTTGGTGCCGACACTGTTCAGCTTGCTGTTGGAAGCCAAGGCCGGTTTGACGCGACAGTTGTTTGGCAACCGGGCGGGAACGACATCGCAGTCGGCGGCGTTGCCAAGTCAGCGGCGAACGGTTCAACTGGTGCAGCCGGGGGAACCGACGACGCAGGATGCTGATTCATCGTGTGATCGACCGACCGACGACCGCGTTCACCAGCCCGCATCATCGACCCCGGCTTCACAGGATGATCGATAG